AAGACATCCTCAGGGTTGAAATCACAGGTCCTGACCGTCCGCACCTCACCATCGTTGATCTGCCCGGTCTCATTCACTCTCCGACAAGACAGCAGTCGGCCTCCGATGTTGAGCTTATCCAAGAAGTTGTGCAGGGCTATATGAAAGAGCCCAGGTGCATCATCTTGGCTGTCGTCTCTGCCAAGAATGACTTTGCCAACCAGGTGGTCCTCAAGCTGGCGCGTGCCGTGGACAGCATTGGTAGTCGGACATTGGGGGTCATCACAAAGCCCGATGACTTGACCCCAGGATCTGACCGTGAAGCTCTTTATCTATCTCTCGCAAGAAACCAGCAATTCGAGTTTCGCCTTGGCTGGCACGTACTGAAGAATATGGATTCTGAGAAAGGCACTTCAACTCTGGGTGAGCGTGATGCAAACGAAGCAGAGTTCTTCCGCAAAGGTTCCTGGACCGGGTTGCTTTTTTCTCATCTCGGCATTTCCAACTTGAGGACTCGTCTAAGCAAGGTTCTTCTGGGACAGATTGCAGCTGAACTCCCGAGCTTGCTGAGCGAGATTGACGAAAAGTTCAAAGCCTGTCAACTTCAGCTCCAAACGCTCGGCCAACCCAGAGATTCGCCTGACAAACAAAGACGGTACCTCCTTCACCTAAGCCAGGCGTTCCAGGCTTTAGTTACGGCTTCAACGAGCGGCAGTTATAACGACGAGTTCTTCGAGGACGCAATGACAGCGGTTGGATATAAACAGCGCATCCGAGCTGTCATCCAGAACCTCAATGAAGCGTTCGCCGAGGAGTTGGCAAAGGCGGGGCATTTTCGGGCCATTGGGGATTTTGAGTCAACATCAAACCTCGGGGCTTCGCTCAAACCACAGCAGGTGACGAGGGATGAATTTTTGAACCACATTGAGGAGGTGATTCGGAGGACCCGTGGACGGGAGCTGCTGGGCACGTTCAACCCACTAGTTATTGTGACGCTTTTTCATGAGCAATCTCAGCACTGGGAACAGATTGCTCGCCAGCATGTCGAGAAGATGTGGCGAGCTGCTGGTCGCTTTCTGGAGTTGGTCATCGATCACATTGCAGACCGCTCAACCTCTCGTGGGTTGAAGAACGAGATCTCTGGGCCTGCCATGCAAAGAATCAGGAGGGAGGTAGCCGACAAGACCGCCGAGCTGGTTGCTCCGCATCAAAAGGGTCATCCCATCACATACAACCATTATTTCACCGAAACGCTCCAGAAGGTCCGGCGCGAGAGGGACTCCAAGAGGACAGAGAGAATTCTCCGTAACTTCTTCCAGATTTCTGACACAAATGATTTAACCAACGTGCGGATTGGGCATCCTGGCTCCAGCCATGTTGCTGCGTGGGATATTCCAAAATTGGTTACGTCCCTTGCCGACACCAACGAGCCAGATATGTGCCGCTT
The window above is part of the Podospora bellae-mahoneyi strain CBS 112042 chromosome 3, whole genome shotgun sequence genome. Proteins encoded here:
- a CDS encoding hypothetical protein (COG:U; EggNog:ENOG503NYFM) is translated as MVAFESEVLSKLCSQDQLELLDAIDQLRLQGINNYISLPQIIVCGDQSSGKSSVLQAISGVSFPVNGNLCTRFPTELVLRRTPHVSAKISIVPSDSRTESEQASLRGFQEQLDDFAGLPKLIDEAKLAMGISTHGKAFAKDILRVEITGPDRPHLTIVDLPGLIHSPTRQQSASDVELIQEVVQGYMKEPRCIILAVVSAKNDFANQVVLKLARAVDSIGSRTLGVITKPDDLTPGSDREALYLSLARNQQFEFRLGWHVLKNMDSEKGTSTLGERDANEAEFFRKGSWTGLLFSHLGISNLRTRLSKVLLGQIAAELPSLLSEIDEKFKACQLQLQTLGQPRDSPDKQRRYLLHLSQAFQALVTASTSGSYNDEFFEDAMTAVGYKQRIRAVIQNLNEAFAEELAKAGHFRAIGDFESTSNLGASLKPQQVTRDEFLNHIEEVIRRTRGRELLGTFNPLVIVTLFHEQSQHWEQIARQHVEKMWRAAGRFLELVIDHIADRSTSRGLKNEISGPAMQRIRREVADKTAELVAPHQKGHPITYNHYFTETLQKVRRERDSKRTERILRNFFQISDTNDLTNVRIGHPGSSHVAAWDIPKLVTSLADTNEPDMCRFAANEALDCLNAYYKVALKRFVDNVAVEVIETKLISVLHDILSPLGVYEMSATLISRIAGESEENRAEREQLTKQLDVLRNGLETCKRFAGFRASGDSVFVSIKTAGNSPMTGDFDSDKESLVKIEETDAQREQETSSV